A section of the Humulus lupulus chromosome 2, drHumLupu1.1, whole genome shotgun sequence genome encodes:
- the LOC133818381 gene encoding heat shock protein 90-6, mitochondrial: MHRLSRRSVSSVLRHGGTRYRNAAAPISSTSLFYDTVGERDVKQRWYSVLTTGKHTTINSLTQINLKNDFFLGSRHESTAAASDSSATPPTERYEYQAEVSRLMDLIVNSLYSNKEVFLRELISNASDALDKLRFLSVTEPQLLKDAADLDIRIQTDKDNGIITIIDTGIGMTRQDLIDCLGTIAQSGTAKFLKALKDSKDAGGDNNLIGQFGVGFYSAFLVADRVVVSTKSPKSNKQYVWEGEANASAYTIREETDPENLIPRGTRLTLYLKRDDKGFAHPERIQKLVKNYSQFVSFPIYTWQEKGYTKEVEVDDDPAEAKEDDKTEKKKKTKTVVEKYWDWELTNETQPLWLRNPKDVTTEEYKEFYKKTFNEYLDPLASSHFTTEGEVEFRSILFVPAISPTGKDDLVNPKTKNIRLHVKRVFISDDFDGELFPRYLSFVKGVVDSNDLPLNVSREILQESRIVRIMRKRLVRKAFDMILGISLSENREDYEKFWENFGKFLKLGCIEDRENHKRIAPLLRFFSSQSEEELISLDEYVENMKSEQKNIYYIASDSLTSAKNTPFLEKLLEKDLEVLFLVDPIDEVAVQNLKSYKDKNFVDISKEDLDLGEKNEEKEKEIKQEFGQTCDWIKKHLGDKVASVQISNRLSSSPCVLVSGKFGWSANMERLMKSQTMGDNSSLEYMRGRRVFEINPEHPIIKSLNAASRSNPNDEEALRAIDLLYDTALVSSGYTPDNPAQLGGKIYEMMGMALSGKWSTPANVQHPILNPSEPETLEAEVVEPVKVGDQK, from the exons GTGGGAGAAAGAGATGTCAAACAAAGATGGTACTCGGTATTAACCACCGGGAAGCATACTACCATCAATTCATTAACTCAGATAAActtgaaaaatgacttttttttggGAAGCCGACATGAGTCGACTGCAGCAGCCTCTGACTCATCAGCCACACCACCAACTGAGAGATATGAATATCAGGCAGAG GTCAGTCGCCTTATGGACCTCATTGTGAACAGCTTATATAGTAACAAAGAGGTGTTTCTTAGGGAACTTATCAG TAATGCAAGTGATGCTCTGGACAAGCTGCGTTTTCTTAGTGTAACAGAGCCTCAACTTTTGAAGGATGCAGCTGATCTTGATATACGCATCCAAACTGATAAAGACAATGGGATTATAACAATCAT TGATACTGGTATTGGTATGACTCGACAAGATCTTATTGACTGTCTTGGAACTATTGCACAAAGTGGAACTGCAAAGTTCTTGAAAGCATTGAAG GATAGCAAGGATGCCGGTGGTGACAATAATTTGATTGGTCAATTTGGTGTTGGTTTCTATTCAGCATTCCTAGTTGCGGATCGA GTTGTTGTCTCAACTAAGAGCCCAAAATCTAATAAACAATATGTGTGGGAAGGAGAGGCTAATGCTAGTGCTTATACAATTCGAGAAGAGACAGACCCTGAGAATCTAATACCTAGAGGAACACGTCTTACTTTGTACCTAAAG CGTGATGACAAAGGTTTTGCACATCCAGAACGGATTCAGAAGCTTGTAAAGAACTATTCGCAGTTTGTTTCTTTCCCAATTTACACTTGGCAGGAAAAGGGATATACTAAGGAG GTTGAGGTCGACGATGATCCAGCTGAAGCCAAAGAAGATGATAAGACAGAG aagaaaaagaaaactaagaCTGTTGTTGAAAAGTACTGGGACTGGGAGCTTACTAATGAGACCCAACCGCTGTGG CTCCGCAATCCTAAGGATGTGACCACAGAGGAATACAAAGAATTTTACAAGAAAACTTTTAATGAATATCTGGATCCCCTTGCTTCATCACACTTTACAACAGAG GGCGAAGTAGAGTTCCGATCTATACTCTTTGTACCAGCCATTTCTCCCACAGGGAAAGATGACCTAGTCAATCCAAAGACAAAAAATATTAGGCTTCATGTGAAAAGGGTGTTTATTTCAGATGACTTTGATGGAGAACTG TTCCCACGATATTTAAGCTTTGTAAAGGGTGTTGTGGACTCAAATGACCTCCCACTCAATGTATCCCGTGAAATTCTTCAAGAAAGTCGCATT GTACGGATTATGAGGAAGCGTTTAGTGAGGAAGgcctttgacatgattttgggaatatCATTGAGTGAGAATAGAGAA GACTATGAGAAGTTTTGGGAAAACTTTGGCAAGTTTTTGAAGCTGGGTTGTATTGAAGATCGAGAAAACCACAAGCGTATTGCTCCCTTGCTCAGATTTTTTTCTTCCCAAAGTGAGGAAGAGTTGATCAGTTTGGATGAGTATGTTGAAAACATGAAGTCTGAGCAGAAGAACATCTATTACATTGCTTCTGACAGTTTGACAAGCGCTAAAAATACGCCTTTCCTAGAAAAACTTCTTGAGAAGGATCTTGAA GTGCTGTTCTTGGTTGATCCTATTGATGAGGTTGCAGTCCAGAACCTGAAATCATACAAGGACAAAAATTTTGTTGATATTAGCAAGGAAGACCTAGACTTAG GTGAAAAGAATGAAGAGAAAGAAAAGGAAATCAAACAGGAATTTGGCCAAACATGTGATTGGATTAAAAAACATTTGGGGGATAAAGTTGCTAGTGTTCAAATCTCTAATCGTCTGAGCTCATCACCTTGTGTTCTTGTATCTGGGAAGTTTGGTTGGTCAGCAAACATGGAAAG GTTGATGAAGTCACAAACTATGGGTGATAACTCTAGCTTGGAATACATGAGAGGCAGAAGGGTGTTTGAGATAAATCCTGAACACCCAATTATTAAAAGCTTGAAT GCTGCAAGCAGGAGTAATCCAAATGATGAAGAGGCTCTTAGAGCTATTGATCTTTTGTATGATACAGCTTTGGTTTCTAGCGGTTACACT CCTGACAATCCAGCGCAATTGGGTGGTAAGATATATGAGATGATGGGAATGGCCCTTTCTGGAAAATGGTCAACACCTGCAAATGTTCAACATCCCATACTCAACCCCAGCGAGCCAGAAACTTTGGAAGCTGAGGTGGTCGAGCCAGTTAAAGTCGGTGATCAGAAATGA